TGTAATAATTGAGGTGCAATGTTATGAATTCTTACTAACATGTTTGGTAAACTTCACAATAAGTAtttgttttcaaaaaaagttaaaatcatgatattttgtaaaatcatgGCTTGATATAAGAATCAaggcataaattatttatatttttgaaaaattatatatatacatactcgAAAGTCGAAACGtcaacattatttataaaaattatttcagatttttgaaaaatcatacatATATCTCTAGAAACgtcaatattattacaaaaatcatcttattttttttactgtcATGAATAGTTTctcaaaaaatagaaaatattgtaTAAATAGCACATAAATTagggatgtaaatataattagtccTTATTATGCAGAAGAAGTGGAGATGAATCGACGCATAATCTGAACGAAAAGGACTTATGATTGGggtgtttggttttgttgacAAACTGAAAAGAACTGGGCAGAGTATTGAGGTTGTTGCCATTAATGTGCAGCTCATTAAAATGCAGCTCCATTAATGTGCACTTATTACACGGTACTGCCTGCTTTCTGAAAAGCTCCAAAACCTTCCTattcttgtaaattttttttttttttttttttgcattattaACATGATGTCTCCCGTTTTCAAACCTGGATTGGATATCAGTCGGTTGGACCGGTTCGACTGTGAATCGGATCAGTGGCCGGTCCGATTACGAGGTTACAAATCGGGTGGTCAAATTCGGTAAGAATTGGTCAAAAACTGGACCCCTTCAGCTTTGAATTTTGTTGAGCGAGATGTCAGAGTTTCTGGAGACTGTCGGAGGTGTATGTTGTGTTGGAGTGTATAGGAACCGGAAGAAGGAGGAGATGTGGTGGGGGTAAATTAAAGAAGACAATTAGGCTAGAGTTTgatgttattaattttgtttataaattattattgttattaattcatttgaatttatttcaaaattttataaaatttcttatttgaaaGCATTTTGCCTTTTAGCTTAATTGAGTTATATATCATgtgtttatataatatatgtacgtatatatatagtatgatCGGGGTTGAttgttacttttttaattcaatttatttaattgagtcAGTCATCCAGTAATTTGCTCGGTTCAATTTCTTGTCCgatttttaaaacattgaaCTATCAACACCCTCGATCAAcatccttaattttttatattttagattataaatatttattaattttttttatggagtactttttgaattatctaagtatatatgaatttatgataattgaaataaagaacacgtaaatataaaataaaataaaaaataaatatgaaaaagataaaattttagataagaacgtaaatataaaataaaataaaaaataaatatgaaaaagataaaattttagaaaagaaagaaagatttactaatataaaaagaaaagtcccTCTGcacttaaaaattaatgacactgcattgtcaattttttgtgaagtaaaaaatgcctttcatgataaaataataaatttattctactttttaaaatttatattaattaataaattattatttttttattttttttttcattaatatgaTGTACTGGTTAtacattttacttttatttataatatattataaaatttgaaaaattatttattatatgcacgtaaaAACGAGTTCCACAACAATcaggaaaggaaaagaaaaaaaagagagagaaattaaattggtattatttttctacacaAGGGTAATTTTGTCAGTGCATTTAAAAAACATACCAATAAACCATTAgactttattaataaatatttaaaattaatgaagttttatttaatttttgactgATATGTGNNNNNNNNNNAGGGAAAGAAGAATACATCAAGAAATATAGGCTCATATTAGGAcgtcaaaaagaaaattgaagtaataaaCTATACAATAACattcaaattataacatatcactagaaatcatggtaaataattattattaattacagttaaataaaatcgatgcaaaaaattaatttttctatatgaaaaaattatttatcacagCTAAGAGTTATGATAAAAACATTTATCATGGCTTTTAGGAcatgtaaaaaattttaaccATTCTCGCAAAAACTACAACTAACAAGCGCTGTTTGGTTGTATTCAacgattatttattacaattatttattactaatcatgattaaatattatattttttacagtGTATCTAAAGTCCTGAATGTCGTTCCCACTGCATTAATTCCCTAAATTGTATCAAAGTaccaaattttttcaataacaaaaaatcaaatgataacattcaacaaaaatataccGAACTccgaataaacaaaaaaatcataaattttatggaCACTCAACCAACAATATAAgctcaatttgttttcttttctaaaaaaattaaaattaaaaaaatatagtggtTGGAAAATTAGAGCACACGTAAAGGAGAAAGATTTGCTACAGGAGCGGCGACGGCAGAGAGGGATGGTGACGGCGCTTGTTGGATACTCATTGCCACGGACAACAACCCTCGAAGTTGTCCATCTCAATCCGTCACAAATTTGCGACAAATTGGACATATTGAGAAGCCATCCGAAATCTTGGAGGAATGTAAATTGGTGACGATCTTGCGACGTGCGGTAGTCCCCCGCCAATCCCGTGCCACTTTTGCGACAAACTTTTTGATACGTGTATCATCACAAATGctccttattttttttgtgacgGATACTCACAACATCTATTTAGGCCTGTTGATTATTGCTATTCCAATTTATATTGGAACTTTTTGGTCCAAAAATCTGcaacttaaaaattttagatttgtATATTGTCGTATTCTAAAATGTtacgataatttttttatctcaatcataatttttttacgatATCtgaatcataatatatatattttttttcgtaATTATGCATTAACGTCCGTATGacattactaatatttttaaatcagtaaaaaattttaatttaacaccactaacaacataaaataaagtctcatcaattaatttaaatatatttttaatttcatatacaaaatttagaatatacatcttttattaaaaacttgaaaattgagaataaaaataaaaccaaacatgcCCTAATTTCAATCTTTAGTACATGATGtggaatattaatttaatcagaCTTCGAATCCGAAGTTTGTTGAAGAAGTAATCATTTTTGACTCAATCGTATTGAGACAAATTACGAAATTTCTTGATTGGCACAACTAATAATCTCATCAATTCCCTCAACCTTAAACAAATCTATTTTCGTggaaattaaactaaaactatGTGCATTTGGTGGAATAATACTTCGAATATAACGTGACGTAAAGTAATTCTTGGAAAATATGAATGGacaattcataaataattaattgtataaaaaataatatatgtgcaTGTAATTGATTACTTaacaaaattagaatataattgtagatcaaattaatttttagcaGTGAAAGTATGTCGATCTACGTATTCGGATCTGGCTTGTCTACGAGCCATGTCTTGATTGGATCACAAACGTATCAATTCTCTTGTAGCCTTGAAAATCATTCCACGAACACCTTCCAAATTCCCCTACTTTGGATCCTGCTCCAAATATAGTGAAAATCATGAGCGCACCTTGCTCGCCTCAATGGATTACTACCAGAGTAACCCACTCATTTACACACCTTCAATCCATAGAGTCTATAGTGATGCTTCAAGGAAGAatatagagagagagtattTGAATAAAGTATTGTGATTAATTGTTTGTATCTGATAGGAGTACATTTTGTGTTAATTTCAggtgatattttcttttttttttttgtagccAAAATGCTCCTAATCAAGTGTTATATTGCTTTATTAAACTATAATGGTTAGAATTTGGCCTTTCtagttattaatattgtcggtaaattaaattttgagaacgttcccAAATATGTTTACTGATTAGAGGTTTAGTCAACGAACGTACCTTGACTATCAACAAAATAAGGAaatgtgaggttgttaggttgtaccaatgaccataacgaatttatctatcatgaatcaTTGTCATCTTTATATCTATGCTCAACAGTGGAATTAAATATGATCATGTCTTTAACTGAAATATTATTCTCATATTTACTCCTCTtttaaatactcttttattttaattaattttagacttaaattttaaaacaaccccccccccccaccccctttattcttttttctattcttgaaggaactaatttaaaatcaatttctgTGTGTTCGTCCGTGCTCATTACTTGCACAAGGTTTtagtagaaaattatttttggtgaattcAACATCCATCAGTATAACACTTGTGGTTCTGTGTATCTTTGATCACAACCATATATCCTATTTATAGGTGTACTCGATCCTCCTTAAGAGGAATCCAGATCTCAGAATATAATTAGAAGACtacaaattctattttagATAAGCTCTACCCTCAAAGGAGTCCTTATCCCAATATGTATTTAGAAAACTTAAATTCTATCTCAAATATGAATGCATATGGGGTAACGGGTCCACAAACTTAATCCAATATTCAAcagtaacaaaattaaaattccctttcgagaaaaaaaacatgaaaattaattaattatgctaacCATGagatttttgaagaaaatatccatttaaagataaaaaaaattctaataaaatcaaactagaaaataattaaataatgaagcATTTTTTTTCGagtgttagaaaaattaaatataattttttttttaaattcgagagagagagagagagagggagagggggGAGAGTGTGTATGGGTGTGAGAGTGTCAGAGAGAGTGTATGAATGGgaatattattatcttataatatattaattttatagagcttataagatattacaaaaaaattaaaaaagttaacttttttttttaaaaaaaaaagcttataaaattttgaattttattttaaaatcttataagttctttaaaaaaaaaatcgaataaatatttatagcttataagctctcatacttcttataaaatattttgagaagcttataagtttagccaaacacctTTTGATTCAAGATCCCAATCATTTATCTGtaaatgagaaatattttcttcagaaaATGGTGATGCAGCTGTACTGATGTAGGACAACCAAAAGTACATCTTACTAACTATTGgctatcaattaaaattgtaaaaaataattattattaattatgattaaataaaaataaataaaaaatttagaatattcactataaaaattatttttgctatagttcaaatatttttttcatgataaaaaCTACATTTAAGAATTGTTGCGTGACCATGATCTACAgctatttattaatattattttatttttattataataattaattataattaaatgttaaattaattaatatattgatttatcagGGCAAGAAAATTATAACTCTTCGAGCTAGTGatgttgaataatttatatgcaGTAGGTGgaataatagttataatatGATGCTATCTCACTCCAACAGGTAGATAGGCGAAAGCGTCGCAGTAACAGGGGCCCCATCTACCATAGTACAAGGGCTCCCCCCAACAATTCCCCATGAGGTTCCCCAACAGTGGCTGGCTCGATTGGAGTACCTTCAAACAGGCCTCCAGGACGTTCAACACCAGATAGTAGGCATccccctaaaaaaaaaaaacaaattcaccAAGGGGGCATCCCTCTCAGAAAACTCCAAAGCAGGCATCCTTTACGGAATAAGCCTTGCCCCTCAGCAGGCATCCGTCTCATCGAGTAAATCTTTACGTACCTGCTTCTCTCAAGGAGTattttttgctttaataattttggagatttattttacccccttcaggaattaaattttatcatagcaataagtcaatcaagaattaatatagatttttttttgttaatagcattaaatttggtgaattttatctaataaagggatttatttattaaacggaagcaaacctcaaaattattggatgtaatttttttaattaaaagaaatttacgtgtaattacactaaactaTATAGGtgaagagtgtaattatcccttataaatatcatgaatttgaattgatgTTGCATTAAAGTGACAACTTCCAAGTTTATCCAAGACCTACACTCCACACCAACGATCACTTAATTTAATGGGTGGATTTGAGGTCACACCAATAAATTTGAAGTCATAACTTTTTAGTAACCGtctgaatatatatatcttacgtgacatttttattatttatttttaataaaaaaatgtacgcgattcttttgtgatattacaaatgaataaattaaatttttatgaaaagaaattagtaatttatccgtttgtgttttttaatgcaataaattacctcctgtattttttaaaataaagcatttcACTTCCCTATATAGGAGGTTACTTgctttatttcaattaacacatgaggataaattgctatttatttttattttttttataaagagataatctACTCATTTACATTATCAcatgaagataaattatattaaacttatttttaatattatttattatattaatgtatgaaTCGAGCTGATATAtcactaatttattaaattattaagataataatataattacgaCTTCcataaacaaaacaaagacCTAGATTCCACATTTTTATATGGAATGAAAACTGAGACACCAAGTGATCATAGCAAATGGGGTATGATGCATGGACATGGACATGGACAcgacaataaaaatataaaaaaaatcaagaaataatatGGCACTGACAcgactatatataatatatatttttattatatatattctcaattttttataaattaaactatgCAATATGAAAActataaagataaatataaaataagcatgttttatatctatatttataatcGAATGTGGCTTCCAACATATattcagttaattttaaaaagaacgCAATGAAGAGtttagaataatttaaattagttaaattatcgTGAGCatctctcaaattttttataattttatcctaatatttttagtttaaaaggagtgaactaattctttttcttttttattaagtctaaaattatttttttcttaaagacaaTTCAAATGTTTTTGAAgttctaaaaaaaatcaaaacatgtCGAAAATGTGTCGGACACATCAATAGGCGTGGATACATCGATGCTGTGTCCAAGAAGAGTCCAAACGGTGTACATATCGACACTGCAtcgaataatttttcaaagtggTCGTGCATTATAACAAATGGGTCAACCCAGACCAACACTGAAGTCgccttatttaatattcgtGAGGTATGAACTATGTGAATTTGGAATGGATTTGGGGCGATTTTGGGAATCTACACCTGCTATGTGTATTACTCGATCCTCCCACTCTCGAGATCCAGCCATACCCGACCCAACCACATTAAAGTGTCAAACCCACATCGTATTTGGATTGTCGCCCCGTCTTGCCACGGTTGTCGACCCAACCCATTTGGATTATTGCCCCGCACCGCCACGTTAACGGGGATTATATTTTCGGATGCAAAAAGTTGTTCAGATCTTTACAATCACTTTTTGCATACGaaaatatatccaatttgaCCAAACAACTACAATGATGATTTGCAAGCTTACaaatattacaagaaattaaaaacctTAAATTACAAGAAGATAAAGAAACTGGACACAAACCATATCTATCTCTAATTAGCTATTATCCAAGCACTGAACAACCTTTccattgatatatataatgggGATATGTGCTATTTTTGGCCAGTCCGCACCTGTTGGTTTCTCGCAGCTCTTTTCTAATTGTGGGCATTCTCTTACATCCAACTTCCTCAGTGATTTGAGTCTCTTGAAGCCATCAGGCAAGGACTTTAAATTCTCACAATCCCAAATCTCAAATTCGGACAGCGACTGAAGACTCCCCAGCCAGTTTGGTAAAGAACATAGTCCTTCACAACCACCTATTCCCAACTGCGTCAGAGTAGTAAATTGTTGCATGCTTTCTGGCAAATGTTCGAGCTCTGGGAGCCCGATTAGCCGCAAATTCTGCAAGGCTGGGGCTCGTTTCATCGATCCGAAGAAGGATTTTAGTTTCATGCAGTGGAGAAATGACAATGATCGAAGTGAAGATAAGTCTTCCAGTATAGCAATTGGAAATGATCTAAAACCAGCACAGTGATGGAATTTTAGTACCTCCAGAGAACTGAGGTTCTTGAGTCTCTCAGGCATAAATTCAACATCATAAAGACGCAAGCTTTTGAGAGCAGATAGGTGATCGAACATGTTTGATAGACTCTTGATTTGCAATGATTTAAACTGCAGAGTCTCGAGATTATGCGGTAAGTCTCCTGGAAGCATAGGAAATTCTGCAAAGCGGGCTAGATGGAGTGATGCGAGTGAAGTAAGAAACCTTAGGGATCCAAGAAGTGTTCCACTGCTATCCCAAATAGACAAACTTCTAAGAGCTGGTAGAAATGGCAAGTTGGACAGTTTCGGAGAGTGATCTATTGATAACTCTTTTAAGCAAGGAAAACTCTCTTTTGCATTCCCTATCTTCCATTCCTCCAAGTTGGGCATGTTATAGATGCTGAGAGTTGTCAGGGCAGGAAATGCACTTTCTCCGTCTCCATGCCATTCAGTATCCAAACGCTTGACAGAATCAATCCCACTTAGGTATAGACATGTAAGAGAGGGCAATTTCCCTAGCGGTGGGAGGTGCTCACATCTTTGACAGCGTTCAAGACGGATTTCCTTAAGATTTTTCCAAGCTAAAGTTGACATCCAATTCGGAAACCGGGAACCTTGATAGGACTCAATACAAATCTTTTCAAGATTCTGATGTGGTTGGAGACCTTGTAGAACTTGTTCATAATGTTCTGTGGAGTTCTTCTCTACGTCACTCGTCCACGATAAACTCAAAGAAGTCAGATTGTTCTTTGCCATCAAGTTGGCCCTTTTGGCATCTTCAATATTGCTCACTTTATCGAGCCCTTGTATCCTCAAGTTCCCTCCAAGATTCAATTCCTTCAGCTGGTCTATTTGGTGAGACAATTCTTGACCCACAATGAAAATGCTTAGTTCATGCAGGTAAATCAGATCTCCAAGTCCAGGTGGTGTACAAAGAAGTGAATcaaagtttttaatttcaagaaaaaataaatttttcatcacTCTCAAAGCTCTAGGCAACTCAAGAAGCATTCTAGTTCCTGTAAGCTTTAACGTCTGAAGGTTATGAAGATGAGTCAGGGATtcaggtaatttttttaatgtaaagcACGACATGGCAAGGTACCTAAGATGTTCTAATTTGCAAACTAGGTTTGGTAGTTTTTCGAAAACAACATAGTTCACATCCAATGCTCTTAGATATTGTTGCTTTGAGATGCGCAAAGAATTACCTTGTATCTGGAAAACTTTACCACATATAAGCGACCGCAGAGAAGTTATATCATCTGGAATTTCCTCAGAAAACCCAGAGTCAAAAATAGACAAGTGACGAACTGCCTTTGGATTTTTTATCACCTTGCCATGTGCCAACGTTTGGGTTTCACGACTCATGACTGATGTTGCTAAATCGTGCATTAGATCATGCATTTTACATGTCACTTTACCCCAGAAATTTATCTCGACATCTTGCAAGAATGATCTCCAAACCAATTCTTTGAAGATCAAACGCCCATTGAGGTACAAGTCACTTTGGCCTCGAGAGGGAACAAACCCATTTGCCATCCATAGCTGGATGAGCTGTTTCTCCTCCATCACATAATCCTTTGGGAATAAGCAACAATAAGCAAAACATTGCCTCATTTGTGGGGCTAAATTGTCGTAACTTAACCTCAAGGCAGGTAAGACACCATTTTCATCATCTGACAGTTGCCAGATTTCACTATCTTTAATTGCTAACCATTCGCTTTCATGGCTCTTAAATCGCATCAAGCTCCCTAGAGCCTTGATTGCCAATGGCACGCCACCACATTTCTTCAGTATCACCTTGCCGATTGCAACAAAACTTTCATCCCCCTCTCCAGTCGTAAAGGCTCTTTGCCTGAATAAGGAC
Above is a genomic segment from Sesamum indicum cultivar Zhongzhi No. 13 linkage group LG13, S_indicum_v1.0, whole genome shotgun sequence containing:
- the LOC105176180 gene encoding putative disease resistance protein RGA1 — translated: MADGLVSAIVETVLGILGSAALQEIGDVWGLKDELESLESVLGAVQLVLQDAEIKQRKSRALQDWLSKLKNAAFDAENILDRIATEGLRRRADSERGMNRKLSSFLSKRNPLVFRWKMAREVKEVRGKLDAIAEERVKFHLGDGVVENRFGVVAESRQSCSLVNELEIYGRDMEKAMIVQNIVDRMPDSDDLSVYAIWGMGGLGKTTLAQMVYNDERTIRCFDLRVWVCVSDDFSIQRLVKAIVESVDGVGCDISELDALQQLLREKLRGRRILLVLDDVWNENHELWDRLKEVLRCGSKGSVLMVTTRIEKVALMMATIGVHQIGYLSEDDSWSLFRQRAFTTGEGDESFVAIGKVILKKCGGVPLAIKALGSLMRFKSHESEWLAIKDSEIWQLSDDENGVLPALRLSYDNLAPQMRQCFAYCCLFPKDYVMEEKQLIQLWMANGFVPSRGQSDLYLNGRLIFKELVWRSFLQDVEINFWGKVTCKMHDLMHDLATSVMSRETQTLAHGKVIKNPKAVRHLSIFDSGFSEEIPDDITSLRSLICGKVFQIQGNSLRISKQQYLRALDVNYVVFEKLPNLVCKLEHLRYLAMSCFTLKKLPESLTHLHNLQTLKLTGTRMLLELPRALRVMKNLFFLEIKNFDSLLCTPPGLGDLIYLHELSIFIVGQELSHQIDQLKELNLGGNLRIQGLDKVSNIEDAKRANLMAKNNLTSLSLSWTSDVEKNSTEHYEQVLQGLQPHQNLEKICIESYQGSRFPNWMSTLAWKNLKEIRLERCQRCEHLPPLGKLPSLTCLYLSGIDSVKRLDTEWHGDGESAFPALTTLSIYNMPNLEEWKIGNAKESFPCLKELSIDHSPKLSNLPFLPALRSLSIWDSSGTLLGSLRFLTSLASLHLARFAEFPMLPGDLPHNLETLQFKSLQIKSLSNMFDHLSALKSLRLYDVEFMPERLKNLSSLEVLKFHHCAGFRSFPIAILEDLSSLRSLSFLHCMKLKSFFGSMKRAPALQNLRLIGLPELEHLPESMQQFTTLTQLGIGGCEGLCSLPNWLGSLQSLSEFEIWDCENLKSLPDGFKRLKSLRKLDVRECPQLEKSCEKPTGADWPKIAHIPIIYINGKVVQCLDNS